A region of Vigna radiata var. radiata cultivar VC1973A chromosome 6, Vradiata_ver6, whole genome shotgun sequence DNA encodes the following proteins:
- the LOC106763612 gene encoding protein INVOLVED IN DE NOVO 2-like, with product MSHSSSDEDTDISESEISEYEDKKYEELKNGVHNVKTSNENGTFICPYCPRKRKQDYLYKELLQHASGVGQSSSKKRKARDKANHLALVKYLEKDLMDVDVPAKDSKPTDESDPSVNSHEQFVWPWIGIVVNIPTRRTVDGRCVGESGSRLRDEYRSRGFNPVRVNGLWNHRGHSGTALVEFSKDWQGLQNALAFERAYELDHHGKKDWFANSEQKSGLYAWVARPDDYKMNNIYGEHLQTMGDVKTISELIEEEARRQDKLVSNLTNIIEVKNQHLKEIEVRCHETTHKMDLVMMEKDKLVEAYNAATKKIQSTAMDMLKKISIDHEKLKLELESQKNELELRKIELENREAHNESERNRLEQEIRENAMKNTSLHMATLEHKKADENVMKLAEDQRRQKEQLHAKILHLQKQLDMKQELELEIQRLKGSLNVLKYMENDDDGADVLKKVYSLQKDLRDKEESLEDLGELNHTLIIKERLSNDELQEARQALIDGVKKLSSLGNIRLKRMGELDTRPFFEALKKKYRKNEVEDRVLEMCSLWEEHLTKPDWHPFKVIIAEGKEKEIIDDDDEKLKKLKKEWGEGPYKAVVQALLEINEYNPSGRYVTTIVWNYKEGRRATLKEGVQLLLNQWKKMKKVTR from the exons ATGTCTCACAGCAGTTCTGATGAGGATACTGATATTAGTGAATCTGAAATTAGTGAGTATGAAGATAAGAAATACGAAGAACTGAAAAATGGAGTACATAATGTGAAAACCTCTAATGAGAATGGGACTTTTATTTGCCCGTACTGCCCTAGAAAGAGGAAACAGGATTATTTGTACAAGGAGCTCCTTCAACATGCTTCTGGAGTGGGTCAGAGCAgttcaaagaagagaaaagctAGAGACAAGGCTAATCATTTGGCTTTAGTGAAGTATTTGGAAAAGGATCTCATGGATGTGGATGTTCCAGCAAAAGATTCAAAACCGACAGATGAAAGTGATCCTTCTGTTAATTCTCATGAGCAATTTGTGTGGCCTTGGATTGGAATTGTAGTTAATATTCCAACTAGGAGGACAGTAGATGGACGATGTGTTGGGGAAAGTGGTTCCAGGTTGAGGGACGAGTACAGAAGCAGGGGTTTCAATCCCGTTCGAGTCAATGGTCTATGGAATCACCGGGGTCACTCGGGAACTGCCCTTGTGGAATTTAGTAAAGACTGGCAAGGCTTACAAAATGCGTTGGCATTTGAAAGGGCATATGAATTAGATCATCATGGCAAAAAGGATTGGTTTGCTAATTCTGAGCAGAAGTCTGGCCTTTATGCATGGGTTGCTCGACCAGATGACTACAAAATGAACAACATCTATGGAGAACATCTGCAAACGATGGGTGATGTCAAAACCATATCTGAGCTTATAGAAGAAGAAGCTCGAAGGCAGGATAAACTTGTCTCTAATTTGACTAATATTATTGAGGTCAAGAACCAGCACTTAAAAGAGATCGAAGTGAGATGCCATGAGACGACACACAAAATGGACTTAGTGATGATGGAAAAAGATAAGCTCGTTGAAGCTTATAACGCTG CGACAAAGAAAATTCAGTCAACTGCAATGGATATGCTCAAAAAGATTTCAATTGATCATGAAAAGCTCAAATTGGAACTAGAATCTCAGAAAAACGAGCTTGAGCTGCGGAAAATCGAATTAGAAAACCGTGAGGCACAtaatgaaagtgaaagaaatagGCTGGAACAAGAAATCAGGgag AATGCCATGAAAAATACCTCTCTTCATATGGCTACACTGGAGCACAAAAAAGCTGATGAAAATGTTATGAAATTGGCAGAAGATCAGAGG AGACAAAAAGAACAGCTCCATGCTAAAATCCTTCACCTTCAAAAGCAACTTGATATGAAACAAGAACTGGAGTTGGAGATTCAGCGATTAAAGGGTTCATTAAATGTGTTGAAGTACatggaaaatgatgatgatggtgcaGACGTACTGAAGAAGGTATATTCTTTACAAAAGGATTTAAGAGACAAGGAAGAGTCACTTGAAGATTTAGGTGAGTTGAACCACACACTAATTATTAAAGAGCGTCTAAGTAATGATGAGCTGCAGGAAGCCCGACAAGCACTGATTGAT GGTGTTAAGAAACTATCATCTCTAGGAAACATCCGTTTGAAGAGAATGGGAGAACTTGACACTAGACCATTCTTTGAAGcacttaagaaaaaatataggaAGAACGAAGTTGAAGATAGAGTTTTAGAAATGTGCTCATTGTGGGAAGAGCATCTAACGAAGCCAGATTGGCATCCGTTCAAAGTTATTATTGCTGAAGGGAAAGAAAAG GAAATTATTGATGATGACgatgaaaagttgaaaaagttgaaaaaggaGTGGGGTGAAGGGCCATATAAAGCCGTGGTACAAGCATTGTTAGagataaatgaatataatcCTAGTGGACGATATGTAACCACGATAGTATGGAACTATAAAGAAGGAAGGAGAGCAACTTTGAAAGAAGGAGTACAACTTCTCTTGAatcaatggaagaaaatgaaaaaggttaCCAGATAA
- the LOC106765099 gene encoding RNA polymerase sigma factor sigE, chloroplastic/mitochondrial isoform X2: MGVVTVSTSAARTPLRLSTKLISRQQAHKRLLIVAFKGNKSNKTTLVSPQEQIPLPVETAKKQRKRIEKSNDSLKRVRAVSTDETSPFTMVVDYNEAAAKLENIYKLSSVSDICETEDIDSKTKRVFRRRKKVGDEHVDRNDDNVVRNLNKKARRLSLDKRIALKRNAKEKEIVQAQKKRDVNKVEKIDALIREYSASTDLVSMDWKKVKIPPVLPSSEHAWLFKLMEPMKALLQMREDLQAAGKEISDGELADAKSISIVQVRKAIEIGQAARNKLIKHNLRLVLFVINKYFQDFASGPRFQDLCQAGVKGLITAIDRFESKRRLQLSTYSLFWIRHSIVRADIHRAKLELTFEHQRSPTEEEVLKRIGISPERYYDVLKASKPILSLHSRHITTQEEFINGITDLDGVDADNRRQVAVLRLALDDVLDSLKPKESLVIRQRYGLDGKGDRTLGEISGNLNISREMVRKHEVKALMKLKHPARLDYLRRYAV; encoded by the exons ATGGGAGTTGTTACTGTTTCTACCTCAGCTGCTAGGACTCCATTAAGATTGAGTACAAAGTTGATCAGTCGTCAGCAGGCACATAAACGACTCTTAATTGTAGCTTTTAAAGGAAATAAATCGAATAAAACCACTCTGGTTTCACCTCAGGAGCAAATTCCTCTACCCGTGGAAACGGCAAAGAAACAAAGGAAAAGGATAGAAAAGAGTAATGATTCGCTGAAGAGAGTGAGAGCTGTCTCTACTGATGAAACCTCTCCATTCACCATGGTTGTGGACTACAATGAAGCTGCAGCCAaacttgaaaatatatataaactcagCTCTGTATCTGATATTTGTGAGACGGAAGATATAGATAGTAAAACCAAGAGAGTATTCCGGAGGAGGAAGAAGGTTGGTGATGAACATGTTGACAGAAATGATGATAATGTGGTTAGAAACCTGAATAAGAAGGCCAGACGATTGAGTCTTGATAAAAGGATTGCATTGAAAAGGAATGCAAAGGAGAAGGAAATTGTTCAAGCTCAGAAAAAAAGAGATGTTAATAAAGTAGAGAAAATCGATGCGCTTATCAGGGAATATTCAGCATCAACTGATTTAGTTAGCATGGACtggaagaaagtgaaaattCCGCCTGTTCTTCCTTCTTCAGAACATGCATGGTTATTTAAGTTGATGGAACCTATGAAG GCACTCCTACAAATGAGAGAAGATTTACAGGCAGCAGGGAAAGAAATTTCGGATGGTGAACTAGCAGATGCAAAAAGCATTAGCATTGTTCAAGTAAGGAAAGCTATAGAGATTGGTCAAGCTGCGAGAAACAAGCTCATAAAG CACAATCTCCGACTTGTATTGTTCGtgattaacaaatattttcaagattttgCAAGTGGTCCAAGGTTTCAAGATCTTTGTCAGGCTGGAGTTAAGGGACTTATCACTGCAATTGATCGATTTGAGTCAAAAAGGAGACTTCAGCTATCTACATACAGTCTATTTTGGATTAGACATTCAATT GTCAGAGCAGATATCCATAGAGCAAAACTCGAGTTAACATTTGAGCACCAGAGGTCACCAACGGAAGAGGAGGTACTAAAAAGAATTGGGATCTCCCCTGAAAGATATTATGATGTACTGAAGGCATCAAAACCGATTCTATCCCTTCATTCAAGACATATAACCACGCAGGAAGAGTTTATTAATGGGATTACTGATCTTGATGGCGTGGATGCTGATAATAGGAGGCAAGTTGCTGTTCTAAGACTTGCTCTTGATGACGTG CTTGATTCCTTGAAGCCAAAGGAAAGCTTAGTGATTAGACAGAGATATGGACTTGATGGCAAGGGTGACAGAACATTGGGAGAAATCTCTGGGAACTTGAATATTTCGAGGGAAATGGTTCGGAAGCATGAAGTCAAGGCTCTCATGAAGCTTAAGCACCCTGCTCGGTTGGATTATCTCCGTCGCTATGCTGTATAG
- the LOC106765099 gene encoding RNA polymerase sigma factor sigE, chloroplastic/mitochondrial isoform X1: MGVVTVSTSAARTPLRLSTKLISRQQAHKRLLIVAFKGNKSNKTTLVSPQEQIPLPVETAKKQRKRIEKSNDSLKRVRAVSTDETSPFTMVVDYNEAAAKLENIYKLSSVSDICETEDIDSKTKRVFRRRKKVGDEHVDRNDDNVVRNLNKKARRLSLDKRIALKRNAKEKEIVQAQKKRDVNKVEKIDALIREYSASTDLVSMDWKKVKIPPVLPSSEHAWLFKLMEPMKALLQMREDLQAAGKEISDGELADAKSISIVQVRKAIEIGQAARNKLIKHNLRLVLFVINKYFQDFASGPRFQDLCQAGVKGLITAIDRFESKRRLQLSTYSLFWIRHSIVRSITLSSFTRVPFGLDRVRADIHRAKLELTFEHQRSPTEEEVLKRIGISPERYYDVLKASKPILSLHSRHITTQEEFINGITDLDGVDADNRRQVAVLRLALDDVLDSLKPKESLVIRQRYGLDGKGDRTLGEISGNLNISREMVRKHEVKALMKLKHPARLDYLRRYAV; this comes from the exons ATGGGAGTTGTTACTGTTTCTACCTCAGCTGCTAGGACTCCATTAAGATTGAGTACAAAGTTGATCAGTCGTCAGCAGGCACATAAACGACTCTTAATTGTAGCTTTTAAAGGAAATAAATCGAATAAAACCACTCTGGTTTCACCTCAGGAGCAAATTCCTCTACCCGTGGAAACGGCAAAGAAACAAAGGAAAAGGATAGAAAAGAGTAATGATTCGCTGAAGAGAGTGAGAGCTGTCTCTACTGATGAAACCTCTCCATTCACCATGGTTGTGGACTACAATGAAGCTGCAGCCAaacttgaaaatatatataaactcagCTCTGTATCTGATATTTGTGAGACGGAAGATATAGATAGTAAAACCAAGAGAGTATTCCGGAGGAGGAAGAAGGTTGGTGATGAACATGTTGACAGAAATGATGATAATGTGGTTAGAAACCTGAATAAGAAGGCCAGACGATTGAGTCTTGATAAAAGGATTGCATTGAAAAGGAATGCAAAGGAGAAGGAAATTGTTCAAGCTCAGAAAAAAAGAGATGTTAATAAAGTAGAGAAAATCGATGCGCTTATCAGGGAATATTCAGCATCAACTGATTTAGTTAGCATGGACtggaagaaagtgaaaattCCGCCTGTTCTTCCTTCTTCAGAACATGCATGGTTATTTAAGTTGATGGAACCTATGAAG GCACTCCTACAAATGAGAGAAGATTTACAGGCAGCAGGGAAAGAAATTTCGGATGGTGAACTAGCAGATGCAAAAAGCATTAGCATTGTTCAAGTAAGGAAAGCTATAGAGATTGGTCAAGCTGCGAGAAACAAGCTCATAAAG CACAATCTCCGACTTGTATTGTTCGtgattaacaaatattttcaagattttgCAAGTGGTCCAAGGTTTCAAGATCTTTGTCAGGCTGGAGTTAAGGGACTTATCACTGCAATTGATCGATTTGAGTCAAAAAGGAGACTTCAGCTATCTACATACAGTCTATTTTGGATTAGACATTCAATTGTTCGTTCCATAACCCTCTCAAGCTTCACTCGTGTTCCTTTTGGACTTGACAGg GTCAGAGCAGATATCCATAGAGCAAAACTCGAGTTAACATTTGAGCACCAGAGGTCACCAACGGAAGAGGAGGTACTAAAAAGAATTGGGATCTCCCCTGAAAGATATTATGATGTACTGAAGGCATCAAAACCGATTCTATCCCTTCATTCAAGACATATAACCACGCAGGAAGAGTTTATTAATGGGATTACTGATCTTGATGGCGTGGATGCTGATAATAGGAGGCAAGTTGCTGTTCTAAGACTTGCTCTTGATGACGTG CTTGATTCCTTGAAGCCAAAGGAAAGCTTAGTGATTAGACAGAGATATGGACTTGATGGCAAGGGTGACAGAACATTGGGAGAAATCTCTGGGAACTTGAATATTTCGAGGGAAATGGTTCGGAAGCATGAAGTCAAGGCTCTCATGAAGCTTAAGCACCCTGCTCGGTTGGATTATCTCCGTCGCTATGCTGTATAG